From Pogoniulus pusillus isolate bPogPus1 chromosome 5, bPogPus1.pri, whole genome shotgun sequence, the proteins below share one genomic window:
- the IGSF11 gene encoding immunoglobulin superfamily member 11 isoform X1 — MTRLSPGGGGRWVPVALAVLLALRGLVCPLEVSVSSGSIQVARGQTAVLPCTFTTNAALTNLNVIWMVIPLSNANQPQQVILYQGGQIFGGAPQFYGRVGFAVTMPTTSASIFINNTQLSDTGTYQCLVNNLPDRGVRNIGVIGLTVLVPPSAPLCRIQGSLDVGSDVTLTCSSEEGIPRPTYLWEKLDNVPKLPPTATQDQVQGTVTLRNISTVSSGLYQCVASNAIGTSTCLLDLQVIAPHPRSIGLIAGAVATGAVVLVICIVLVAVALFYWKNKHKEEEEEEIPNEIREDDLPPKCSSAAKTFHADASSSENDTLTSSNTYNSRYWNDPKANHATDSFTRFSNSNDAHQPPFSRSGSTSTRPVYANGGHPSPAPPKTLVVTASTAPSPQEVIRSNGSISRKPRLPHTRSYAVSQATLERIGAVPVMVPAQSRAGSLV; from the exons GTCTGGTGTGTCCTCTGGAGGTGTCAGTCAGTTCAGGAAGCATCCAGGTTGCTCGAGGCCAGACAGCAGTATTGCCCTGCACCTTCACCACTAATGCTGCTCTCACTAACCTTAATGTCATCTGGATGGTCATTCCTCTGTCTAATGCCAACCAGCCTCAGCAG gtTATTCTCTACCAAGGGGGTCAGATCTTTGGTGGTGCACCCCAGTTCTATGGGCGAGTGGGGTTTGCTGTGACAATGCCAACCACCAGTGCCTCCATCTTCATCAACAACACTCAGCTATCGGATACTGGCACATACCAGTGTTTGGTCAACAATCTTCCTGACCGAGGCGTCAGGAATATTGGAGTCATTGGACTTACTGTATTGG tTCCTCCTTCTGCTCCGCTTTGTAGAATCCAGGGATCTCTGGATGTAGGCAGTGATGTCACTCTGACCTGCAGCTCTGAAGAAGGCATCCCTCGGCCAACATACCTCTGGGAGAAACTGGACAATGTTCCCAAGTTGCCCCCAACTGCCACACAAG ACCAAGTCCAGGGCACTGTCACTCTTCGAAATATCAGCACTGTGTCCTCAGGTCTTTACCAATGTGTGGCTTCAAATGCCATTGGAACCAGCACTTGCCTTCTGGATCTGCAAGTCATTGCAC CCCACCCCCGGAGCATTGGCCTGATTGCAGGAGCAGTGGCCACAGGTGCTGTTGTTCTTGTTATTTGCATTGTGTTGGTAGCTGTGGCACTGTTCTACtggaaaaataaacacaaagaggaagaagaggaagagattcCCAATGAGATAAG GGAGGACGACCTGCCACCCaaatgctcctctgctgcaaagaCATTCCACGCTGATGCGTCCTCATCAGAGAACGACACCCTGACCTCTTCCAATACCTACAACAGCCGCTACTGGAACGACCCCAAAGCCAACCACGCCACAGACTCCTTCACCCGCTTCAGCAACAGCAATGACGCCCACCAGCCCCCTTTCTCCCGCTCGGGGAGCACAAGCACCCGCCCCGTCTATGCCAACGGTGGCCACCCATCCCCCGCTCCCCCTAAGACGCTGGTGGTGACAGCCAGCACGGCGCCGTCCCCTCAGGAGGTGATCCGGAGCAACGGCTCCATCAGCAGGAAGCCACGGCTGCCGCACACCCGCTCCTACGCCGTCAGCCAGGCCACGCTGGAGCGCATCGGGGCCGTGCCGGTCATGGTGCCCGCCCAGAGCCGCGCTGGCTCCCTCGTGTAA
- the IGSF11 gene encoding immunoglobulin superfamily member 11 isoform X2, with the protein MCKPNLTCLVCPLEVSVSSGSIQVARGQTAVLPCTFTTNAALTNLNVIWMVIPLSNANQPQQVILYQGGQIFGGAPQFYGRVGFAVTMPTTSASIFINNTQLSDTGTYQCLVNNLPDRGVRNIGVIGLTVLVPPSAPLCRIQGSLDVGSDVTLTCSSEEGIPRPTYLWEKLDNVPKLPPTATQDQVQGTVTLRNISTVSSGLYQCVASNAIGTSTCLLDLQVIAPHPRSIGLIAGAVATGAVVLVICIVLVAVALFYWKNKHKEEEEEEIPNEIREDDLPPKCSSAAKTFHADASSSENDTLTSSNTYNSRYWNDPKANHATDSFTRFSNSNDAHQPPFSRSGSTSTRPVYANGGHPSPAPPKTLVVTASTAPSPQEVIRSNGSISRKPRLPHTRSYAVSQATLERIGAVPVMVPAQSRAGSLV; encoded by the exons GTCTGGTGTGTCCTCTGGAGGTGTCAGTCAGTTCAGGAAGCATCCAGGTTGCTCGAGGCCAGACAGCAGTATTGCCCTGCACCTTCACCACTAATGCTGCTCTCACTAACCTTAATGTCATCTGGATGGTCATTCCTCTGTCTAATGCCAACCAGCCTCAGCAG gtTATTCTCTACCAAGGGGGTCAGATCTTTGGTGGTGCACCCCAGTTCTATGGGCGAGTGGGGTTTGCTGTGACAATGCCAACCACCAGTGCCTCCATCTTCATCAACAACACTCAGCTATCGGATACTGGCACATACCAGTGTTTGGTCAACAATCTTCCTGACCGAGGCGTCAGGAATATTGGAGTCATTGGACTTACTGTATTGG tTCCTCCTTCTGCTCCGCTTTGTAGAATCCAGGGATCTCTGGATGTAGGCAGTGATGTCACTCTGACCTGCAGCTCTGAAGAAGGCATCCCTCGGCCAACATACCTCTGGGAGAAACTGGACAATGTTCCCAAGTTGCCCCCAACTGCCACACAAG ACCAAGTCCAGGGCACTGTCACTCTTCGAAATATCAGCACTGTGTCCTCAGGTCTTTACCAATGTGTGGCTTCAAATGCCATTGGAACCAGCACTTGCCTTCTGGATCTGCAAGTCATTGCAC CCCACCCCCGGAGCATTGGCCTGATTGCAGGAGCAGTGGCCACAGGTGCTGTTGTTCTTGTTATTTGCATTGTGTTGGTAGCTGTGGCACTGTTCTACtggaaaaataaacacaaagaggaagaagaggaagagattcCCAATGAGATAAG GGAGGACGACCTGCCACCCaaatgctcctctgctgcaaagaCATTCCACGCTGATGCGTCCTCATCAGAGAACGACACCCTGACCTCTTCCAATACCTACAACAGCCGCTACTGGAACGACCCCAAAGCCAACCACGCCACAGACTCCTTCACCCGCTTCAGCAACAGCAATGACGCCCACCAGCCCCCTTTCTCCCGCTCGGGGAGCACAAGCACCCGCCCCGTCTATGCCAACGGTGGCCACCCATCCCCCGCTCCCCCTAAGACGCTGGTGGTGACAGCCAGCACGGCGCCGTCCCCTCAGGAGGTGATCCGGAGCAACGGCTCCATCAGCAGGAAGCCACGGCTGCCGCACACCCGCTCCTACGCCGTCAGCCAGGCCACGCTGGAGCGCATCGGGGCCGTGCCGGTCATGGTGCCCGCCCAGAGCCGCGCTGGCTCCCTCGTGTAA